GTTTGCGCAAGCTCTTGGTATGTTTCGTCAGAAAGTAAATCAATACCGGTCGCAATATCAAACTGACTGTTTAACAGGTTATCTTTATTGTAAGTAACGCGGCTACCAAACTTTTGTGATTTATTTTGAGACTGATCGAAAATAGTCTCGCCATAGGCTGGATCTTGGAACGTAGCAAATGTGCCACCTCCATACATAGCTGCAAAATCTTGCGTAAATAATTGAATAGCAAGGTTACCACCAGCCACATTGCTGTGGTTATAATCAAGGGTAAAGGTTGTTACACGGTTACGTGGCGTGTCGCCTTCTACATCGCCTTTTTCAGCAGAGGTTGCAAGGCCTGTTGCTGGATCGCCATTTACAGCTACAAAGTCACCATTACCTTCAATTTTGTAGTGATTCAGCATTGCTTGAATGCTTTGCTCGTTATCAAGCTGATATTTCACTTTTAAAAATAAGTCTAGACTGGTTGAATCTTGCGTGTCACCTTGTGTGCCATCTAAACCAACAAAGTCACCGTTACCATCGCGATACATACCCGTACTACGAGCCGATACACCACCAATGAAGCTAATATCCTCTAGTTGTTGGCTGAATAAGTAGCTGGCTTTATAGCTTTGGCTGTCGCTGCCACCGTCTGTTGGAGTGCTAAACCCCGCGCTCATTTGGTGATTAAAATCGCCAGCTGATTTTGTGATGATATTAATAATACCGCCACTTGCGCCCATGCCTTGAATTGCATTTGCGCCACTGATTACTTCGATGCGTTCGATCATTGCAGGGTCAATCGTATTCCCATCACGAGAACCGTTACGAAGCGGGTTTGACTGAGGAACACCATCAATCATGTATAGCGGCTCACGGCCACGGAGTGTTTCACCTGCACTGGTCATTTTTTGACGACTTGGTGAAAAGCTCGGTAATAAATTACCTAAAATTTGCGATAGATCTTGAGTATGAGCAAGTTGCTCAGCAATGTCTTCACTAGTAATAACACTGATAGTTGCAGGTACAGTACTGACAGGTGCCGTACTACGAGTTGTAGAAACGGTAATACGTTCAATATCCTGGGCCTGATTTGCAAACGCAGCGATAGGAGTAAGTAAAAAAGGAAGCGCAAATTTCATTGTCATAGTTAAATCGCTATACAATTGTTATTAAAAATTGTTCGCATTTATACATGCGTTTGTTGTGACAATCAATATAGTGCCATAACTGCAATTCTCTGTTTTAGCAGGGTTTAAACCTAAGCTATTGATTATGATTATTTAATTTTTCTAAACGTGAATTAAATAAATCTAAAAAATAATTGGCAAAAAAGCAGCTTGTTGATTACCGTTAATGAAGGAGGAACAGCCATGACAAAAATAAATACAAAACACCCAGCAGGTACTTTCTGCTGGGCCGAGTTATGCGCGAAAGACTGGCAAGCTGCAAAGCAGTTTTATACGCAACTTTTTGACTGGGGTTTTGACGACCAGCCAATAGGCGAAGATATGTATTACACTATGCTGAAAAAGCAAGGTGATGATATTGCCGCTATGTATCAACTGCCAGCAAGTATGAGCGAGATGCCAACCCATTGGTTATTGTACATTGCTGTTGATGATGTTGACCAAAGCACAGAGCTGGCAAAATCATTAGGTGCAACTGTATTGGCAGGGCCACATGATGTTATGACGGCAGGTCGCATGGTGATGCTTCAAGAACCAGGCGGTGCAACATTTGCCTTATGGCAAGCCGGTGAGCATATCGGGGCAAAACGAGTACAAGAGCTTAACCTACCTTACTGGTTTGAGCTTGTGTCGAAAGACATGCAAAAAAGTCGCGACTTTTATTGTCAGTTATTCGGATGGCAGTTTGAGGTGAAACCAATGGAGGGCATGGACTACACCTTATTTACCATTGATGAGCAACCGATAGCAGGCATGCTTGAGATGACCAATGAATGGCCAGATGATATTCCACCCCACTGGATGCCTTATTTTGCCGTAGCAGATTGCGATCAGGCTGTCGCTAAAGCAACGCAGCTTAATGGGGCTATTTGTGTGCCAGCAACAGACATTCCAGATGTTGGGCGTTTTAGTGTGATTACCGATCCACAAGGGGCCGTATTTTCTATACTTAAATCAACCATTGATGAATTAACTTAAGCCCTTGGTTTTTGCCAATCTGTCCCAAGGTATATATATCTAAGCCACCTCAAGATGCACAAACTCGCACCTTGAAGTGGTTTGGGTATAAAAAGCTAATTAAGGAGCAGATTGATGACTAAGCATGTGGTGGTTACGGGGGCCAATAAAGGTATTGGTCTTAATTTTTGTAAACAGTATTCAGCCCAAGGTTACCGTGTTACTGCAGTGGTTCGCACGCCAAGTGAGGAGCTTCAAGCACTCGATGTGAAAATTATTAGCGATATTGATGTGGCTGATGCCGATGATGTTGCAACACTTGCCAATTACTTACATGGCGACAAAATTGATATTTTGGTTAACAACGCCGGTATTTTTCATAACGAAACATTAGCTGATATGG
Above is a window of Pseudoalteromonas shioyasakiensis DNA encoding:
- a CDS encoding TonB-dependent receptor; translation: MTMKFALPFLLTPIAAFANQAQDIERITVSTTRSTAPVSTVPATISVITSEDIAEQLAHTQDLSQILGNLLPSFSPSRQKMTSAGETLRGREPLYMIDGVPQSNPLRNGSRDGNTIDPAMIERIEVISGANAIQGMGASGGIINIITKSAGDFNHQMSAGFSTPTDGGSDSQSYKASYLFSQQLEDISFIGGVSARSTGMYRDGNGDFVGLDGTQGDTQDSTSLDLFLKVKYQLDNEQSIQAMLNHYKIEGNGDFVAVNGDPATGLATSAEKGDVEGDTPRNRVTTFTLDYNHSNVAGGNLAIQLFTQDFAAMYGGGTFATFQDPAYGETIFDQSQNKSQKFGSRVTYNKDNLLNSQFDIATGIDLLSDETYQELAQTGRHWVPKTKFNNIAPFAQLRYDGLEDWTFNAGLRYEYGKLKVDDFTTLASYNSSFVEGGEPSFNELLENLGVVYQVTDELRLYASYSEGFSMADVGRVLRGINQAGLSVESFLNLEPVISDNRELGFEYANDSFNIKASYFESDSDLGSRLQADADGIYSVQRERTEISGFEANAQYYLTNSTTFGASYADTEGQYDGDGDNKVESDLGGSNISPTRLNLYWQQQWPANLSSRVQANKIFDRDFNTGEEFDGYTTVDLSVQYQSAEYGAFSLGIDNLLDKYYITYYGQTRPAATRYFAGTGRTVNLTWNYAF
- a CDS encoding VOC family protein, translating into MTKINTKHPAGTFCWAELCAKDWQAAKQFYTQLFDWGFDDQPIGEDMYYTMLKKQGDDIAAMYQLPASMSEMPTHWLLYIAVDDVDQSTELAKSLGATVLAGPHDVMTAGRMVMLQEPGGATFALWQAGEHIGAKRVQELNLPYWFELVSKDMQKSRDFYCQLFGWQFEVKPMEGMDYTLFTIDEQPIAGMLEMTNEWPDDIPPHWMPYFAVADCDQAVAKATQLNGAICVPATDIPDVGRFSVITDPQGAVFSILKSTIDELT